From a single Okeanomitos corallinicola TIOX110 genomic region:
- a CDS encoding circadian clock KaiB family protein, translating to MTNLSTDQVSQSQLFKGIALFTPGGDLIYCIDHSKKGRWHLHLCVALQEILDLSEPPHFLVPCYTATIDHWLNPRTQEIQTFAEAYPTVMRYQPLLSAIFDTGNLVWQAAPWQEGMCDQMVLATYRSSFPQLWEDHDLIVRLDAKDSWAKYQPPRLKSQPETMTNQGYVLRLFVAGHSMTTERSLENLQDLLERSLGYPYTLKVIDVLTHPEQAEINQVSATPTLVKVWPHPVRRIVGDLDNVEKLLQMLDAKDNS from the coding sequence ATGACTAATTTATCTACAGATCAAGTGTCTCAATCCCAGTTGTTTAAAGGAATAGCTTTGTTTACTCCTGGAGGAGATTTAATTTATTGTATTGACCATAGTAAAAAAGGCCGTTGGCATTTACATTTGTGTGTTGCTTTGCAAGAGATACTAGACTTATCAGAGCCACCACATTTTTTAGTACCTTGTTACACGGCAACTATTGATCATTGGTTAAATCCGCGTACCCAAGAAATCCAAACTTTTGCGGAAGCTTATCCTACTGTAATGCGTTATCAGCCGTTACTTAGCGCAATATTTGATACAGGTAATTTGGTCTGGCAAGCAGCTCCTTGGCAAGAAGGAATGTGTGATCAAATGGTATTGGCTACTTATCGTTCTTCCTTTCCTCAGTTATGGGAAGACCATGATTTAATTGTGCGTTTGGACGCGAAAGATAGTTGGGCAAAATACCAGCCCCCAAGGTTAAAATCACAGCCGGAAACAATGACAAATCAGGGCTATGTCTTGCGTTTATTTGTGGCAGGTCATAGTATGACTACTGAGCGGAGTTTAGAAAATTTACAAGATTTATTAGAGCGATCGCTAGGTTATCCCTATACTCTCAAGGTAATTGATGTTTTAACACATCCTGAACAGGCGGAAATAAATCAAGTTTCGGCTACTCCCACTTTAGTGAAAGTTTGGCCTCATCCAGTCAGGCGAATAGTGGGTGATTTGGATAATGTGGAGAAACTGCTACAGATGTTGGATGCAAAGGATAATTCGTAA
- a CDS encoding peptidoglycan-binding domain-containing protein has product MEYMAYSYMYMANEETPVNVELNLPNLNFNWQKLLKSSAWLTLVGVSIFVASMSQVQQASAEYVRTNGSCLNIRRGRSTRYSSINCVRNGTYIGRTGNVRNGYAQITSGHYRGYYVAERWISGQRYSSNHNRHVSRSYRVVLRPGSRGERVRSVQRALGMRVDGVYGPETTRQVRNFQRRNNLRADGVVGPATRSALGIS; this is encoded by the coding sequence ATGGAATATATGGCATATTCCTATATGTATATGGCTAATGAAGAAACTCCCGTTAATGTGGAGTTGAATTTGCCTAATTTGAACTTTAATTGGCAAAAATTACTTAAATCTTCAGCTTGGTTAACTTTAGTAGGCGTGAGCATTTTTGTGGCTTCAATGTCTCAAGTTCAACAAGCTTCAGCAGAATATGTCAGGACTAATGGTAGTTGTTTAAATATTCGCAGAGGACGTAGTACAAGGTATTCATCTATAAATTGTGTTCGTAATGGTACTTACATTGGTAGAACTGGAAATGTGAGGAATGGTTATGCTCAAATCACTTCTGGGCATTACCGAGGATATTATGTTGCTGAAAGATGGATTAGTGGTCAACGTTATTCATCCAATCATAATCGTCATGTTTCCCGTTCTTATCGAGTGGTATTGAGGCCAGGTTCTAGAGGTGAGCGAGTCAGATCAGTACAGCGAGCTTTAGGTATGAGGGTTGATGGGGTTTACGGGCCAGAAACAACTCGCCAAGTCCGCAACTTCCAACGCCGTAATAATTTACGTGCTGATGGTGTAGTTGGTCCAGCTACTCGTAGTGCTTTGGGTATTAGTTAG
- a CDS encoding MBL fold metallo-hydrolase: MYLTWLDSNSWLIEIAEQRILLDPWLVDALTFGNLDWLFKGSRLQDREIPTNIDLILLSQGLEDHAHPPTLKLLEKNIPVVASPNAAKVVEKLGYTKITILNHGENFTLNNQVEIKAIPGSQLGPTLLENGYLLKDLVSGSTLYYEPHGNHSPQLKQLESVDVIITPIVGLNLPLLGPIIKGMNSALEVAKWLKPQIMLPTAAGGDVEFEGVLNNFIQANGSVEEFQTLLEQQNLDTRVIAAKPGEKVSL; this comes from the coding sequence ATGTACCTTACTTGGTTAGACAGCAATAGTTGGCTGATAGAAATTGCTGAACAGCGGATACTTTTAGATCCTTGGTTAGTTGATGCTTTAACTTTTGGTAATTTAGATTGGTTGTTTAAAGGTTCAAGATTGCAGGATCGAGAAATACCAACAAATATTGACTTAATTTTGTTATCTCAGGGTTTGGAAGATCATGCTCACCCTCCAACTCTCAAGCTGCTTGAGAAAAATATTCCTGTGGTTGCTTCTCCTAATGCTGCTAAAGTAGTAGAAAAGTTAGGTTATACCAAGATTACTATTCTCAATCATGGTGAAAATTTTACTTTAAATAATCAAGTAGAAATTAAAGCTATTCCTGGTTCTCAACTTGGCCCTACTTTGTTGGAAAATGGTTATCTTCTCAAAGATTTAGTTAGTGGTTCAACTCTATATTATGAACCTCATGGAAATCATTCTCCTCAACTTAAACAACTTGAATCAGTAGATGTAATCATTACACCAATTGTTGGTTTAAACTTGCCTTTACTCGGTCCAATTATTAAAGGGATGAATAGTGCTTTAGAAGTTGCTAAGTGGTTAAAACCGCAAATTATGCTTCCTACTGCTGCTGGTGGAGATGTGGAATTTGAGGGAGTTTTAAACAATTTTATCCAAGCTAATGGCAGTGTTGAAGAATTTCAAACTTTATTAGAACAGCAAAATTTAGATACAAGAGTCATTGCAGCTAAACCTGGTGAAAAAGTGAGTTTGTAG
- a CDS encoding transposase, with protein MQVVERHIIQRNHPHYQEIDKLCFAAKNLYNYANFHIRQSFIFAQKYLDYNCLAKQLKGTEPYQALPAKVAQQVLLGLHRNWLSFFAAIKAYAEDKSKFLGRPKLPKYKHKEKGRHLLVYTAQAVSKPKMKSGLIHLSQTQICIPTKVDYCYLNQVRIVPKIDHYVVEVVYEKEETDYGLDPNSIAAIDLGIDNLATLTSNQPGFTPVLVSGRIIKSINRYYNQRKAQLQSLLPNHQKTSKRLQSLTKKRNFQVDDYLHKASRLIIDHLVKCGIGTLVIGQNSLWKQNVNLGSRNNQNFVCIPHTRFVHQLSYKAKLVGINVLVSEESYTSVASFLDQDPIPTYGKVDSKEVNTSTKLSVKFSGRRIRTKFYQTGNGLLIHADVNGSLNILRKVVPTAFSLGIEGVVVRPVGVIPGQRKA; from the coding sequence ATGCAAGTAGTCGAGCGGCATATCATTCAAAGAAATCATCCCCATTATCAGGAGATTGATAAATTGTGTTTTGCTGCCAAAAACCTCTACAATTATGCTAACTTTCACATTCGCCAAAGTTTCATCTTTGCTCAAAAATACCTCGATTACAATTGTTTAGCAAAACAATTAAAAGGGACAGAACCATACCAGGCCTTACCAGCCAAAGTTGCCCAACAAGTATTATTAGGATTACATCGCAACTGGTTAAGTTTTTTTGCAGCAATTAAAGCTTATGCAGAAGATAAATCCAAATTTTTAGGTAGACCGAAATTACCTAAATATAAACACAAAGAAAAAGGTAGACATTTATTAGTTTATACAGCCCAAGCAGTGAGTAAACCCAAAATGAAATCTGGGTTGATTCATCTGTCACAAACACAGATTTGCATTCCTACAAAAGTAGATTATTGTTATCTAAATCAAGTAAGAATTGTCCCCAAGATTGACCATTATGTAGTAGAAGTTGTCTATGAAAAAGAGGAAACAGATTATGGTTTAGACCCTAATTCCATAGCAGCGATTGATTTAGGCATAGATAATCTAGCAACTTTAACATCAAACCAGCCGGGATTTACACCAGTTCTGGTTTCCGGGCGGATTATCAAATCAATTAATCGTTATTACAATCAAAGAAAAGCTCAATTACAATCTTTACTACCAAATCATCAAAAGACATCTAAACGACTACAAAGTTTAACTAAAAAACGGAATTTTCAAGTTGATGATTATCTGCATAAAGCCAGTCGCTTAATTATTGACCATTTAGTAAAGTGTGGGATTGGAACTTTAGTAATAGGTCAAAATTCCTTGTGGAAACAGAATGTGAATTTGGGCAGTAGAAATAATCAAAACTTTGTTTGTATTCCCCATACTCGATTTGTACATCAGTTGAGTTATAAAGCGAAATTAGTGGGGATAAATGTATTGGTCTCTGAGGAGTCTTACACTAGTGTAGCTTCTTTTTTAGACCAAGATCCTATTCCTACTTATGGCAAAGTTGACTCGAAAGAAGTGAACACTTCGACTAAGCTCAGTGTAAAATTTAGTGGTCGCAGAATCAGAACTAAGTTTTATCAAACAGGTAATGGTTTATTGATTCATGCTGATGTCAATGGTAGTTTGAATATTTTACGAAAAGTAGTCCCGACAGCATTTAGTCTAGGGATAGAGGGCGTTGTAGTCCGCCCCGTCGGGGTTATTCCCGGCCAACGAAAGGCATGA
- a CDS encoding type IV pilus twitching motility protein PilT has translation MTESQSRNIPAQPPLSTNQRQTTQTLQISSEGETRVNSGINTPPAPPPPTGQRPPVPPPPPTGQRPPAPPPPTGQRPGIAPPPMPPVTATIAKQPPGLTLAELAQEAFDQGYSDIHVGVGEIPRFRNRGEMQTTNYPETDKQTFIGWLREILTDSEIQHFQDNLEFDGATQYEFARIRINVFDSLKGYAMVLRLIPLKILSMDQLRLPPVFRDVCHYHKGLILVTGPTGSGKSTTMAAMVDYINREMPKHIITIEDPIEFVHQSRKSLIKQREVGMHTRKFDNALKAALREDPDLILVGEMRDKETVNTALKAAQTGHLVMGTLHTNSAVKTIERILNLYSGDEQDAMRVAVSESLVAVIAQGLCRTTDGKRAAFHDILINTDAVREWIKDGKYDDISELMKQAGFDGMITMNQSLFNLYQEGRITEEVAIEMSPTPNEMMQFLRGRV, from the coding sequence ATGACAGAATCACAATCCCGTAATATACCAGCACAACCTCCACTGTCTACGAATCAACGCCAAACAACACAAACATTACAGATATCCTCGGAAGGAGAAACAAGAGTTAATTCAGGTATTAATACACCACCAGCACCACCACCACCAACAGGTCAGCGTCCACCAGTACCACCACCACCACCAACAGGTCAGCGTCCACCAGCACCACCACCACCAACAGGTCAACGTCCTGGAATCGCACCACCACCAATGCCGCCTGTAACTGCTACTATTGCTAAACAACCTCCGGGATTGACTTTAGCCGAGTTAGCACAAGAAGCATTTGATCAAGGATATTCTGATATTCATGTGGGTGTGGGAGAAATACCCCGTTTCCGTAACCGAGGAGAAATGCAAACCACGAATTATCCAGAAACTGATAAACAAACTTTTATCGGTTGGTTGCGAGAAATATTAACCGATTCAGAAATCCAACATTTTCAAGACAATCTAGAATTTGACGGTGCGACTCAGTATGAGTTTGCCCGTATACGGATCAATGTTTTTGACTCCCTCAAAGGCTATGCAATGGTCTTGCGTTTGATACCGCTGAAAATTTTGTCAATGGATCAATTGAGATTACCACCTGTTTTTCGGGATGTCTGCCATTATCACAAAGGGTTAATTTTGGTGACTGGTCCTACTGGTTCTGGTAAATCTACAACTATGGCTGCGATGGTGGACTACATCAATAGAGAAATGCCTAAGCATATTATTACTATTGAAGATCCCATTGAATTTGTTCACCAAAGCCGTAAGTCTTTAATCAAACAGCGGGAAGTGGGAATGCACACCCGTAAGTTTGATAATGCTCTCAAAGCAGCTTTGCGGGAAGATCCAGATTTAATTCTGGTGGGGGAAATGCGGGATAAAGAAACTGTGAATACGGCGCTCAAAGCGGCGCAAACTGGTCACTTGGTGATGGGAACTCTACACACCAATAGTGCTGTAAAAACCATTGAACGGATTCTCAATCTCTACTCAGGGGACGAACAAGACGCTATGCGGGTGGCTGTTTCTGAGTCTTTGGTGGCGGTAATTGCTCAGGGTTTGTGCCGTACTACTGATGGTAAACGGGCTGCTTTCCACGATATCCTCATTAATACTGATGCTGTAAGGGAATGGATTAAAGACGGTAAATATGATGACATTAGTGAGTTGATGAAACAAGCTGGTTTTGATGGCATGATTACCATGAATCAGTCTCTATTCAATCTCTATCAAGAAGGTCGTATTACTGAAGAAGTGGCCATAGAAATGTCACCAACTCCTAATGAAATGATGCAATTCCTCAGAGGTCGTGTTTAA
- a CDS encoding tetratricopeptide repeat protein, with amino-acid sequence MDWITLLRSLQSDFLQRLTSGCLLHCEKPGNHSELTIISGQRLKSLREFCWLMAEKYKRTSPVRDVFINNLKGKLGEEVVKERLADLITEVDYEKRFGGDGGSDFTLTANSEIGVEVKSRQGNFETVRWSVSAEEVAKNAVIVCILIQEEVNEAQTEYHLFLAGFLPTKMIKLKRGRIAFGMNQLLYGGGLLSYLEKVQDIINKPPDVVDKGQPADLPVDSESLGDNFFHQGDYPAAINNYHQALKNKVQDVEIYYKLGLSYNHLADYQTAINNYNQAINININYGKAYYQRGLAYYQLGNYQMAIKDYDQAIIINPNVAAIYKSRADARYQIGDHQGAIEDFHQAIKISPHDAINRQNKESFPEIWDHKNDLFKMIPVKSDDAIGYKNRGDYSLKLGDYARAITDYQQAIKINPDYADAYFHCGNANFDLGEYEAAIDDFSQVIKISYNYSDAYYNRGHARLIIADKQGAFEDFQKAADLYWQDGKLEAYQDAQAIISDLEIEQSLDILNF; translated from the coding sequence ATGGATTGGATTACTTTACTGCGATCGCTACAATCTGATTTTCTGCAAAGATTAACATCTGGGTGTCTCCTTCACTGTGAAAAACCAGGAAATCATAGTGAATTAACGATTATTTCTGGACAAAGATTAAAATCTTTACGGGAATTTTGTTGGTTAATGGCAGAAAAATATAAACGCACTTCTCCAGTGCGTGATGTTTTTATTAATAATTTAAAGGGTAAATTAGGTGAGGAAGTTGTTAAAGAAAGGTTAGCAGATTTGATCACAGAGGTTGATTATGAAAAACGCTTTGGTGGTGATGGGGGAAGTGATTTTACTCTGACTGCAAACTCGGAAATTGGTGTAGAAGTTAAATCTCGTCAGGGTAATTTTGAGACGGTGAGATGGTCGGTTAGTGCTGAAGAAGTAGCCAAAAATGCAGTAATTGTTTGTATTTTAATTCAGGAAGAAGTTAATGAAGCTCAAACTGAATATCATCTATTTTTGGCTGGGTTTTTACCTACAAAAATGATTAAATTAAAAAGAGGTAGAATTGCTTTTGGGATGAATCAATTATTATATGGTGGGGGTTTGTTATCCTATTTAGAAAAAGTTCAAGATATTATTAATAAACCTCCTGATGTTGTAGATAAAGGTCAGCCAGCAGATTTGCCTGTAGATTCTGAAAGTTTAGGTGATAATTTTTTTCATCAAGGTGATTATCCAGCCGCAATTAATAACTATCATCAGGCATTAAAAAATAAAGTTCAAGATGTCGAAATTTATTATAAACTAGGTTTAAGTTACAATCATTTAGCTGATTATCAAACAGCAATTAATAATTATAATCAAGCGATAAATATTAATATCAACTACGGTAAAGCTTACTATCAAAGAGGTTTAGCATATTATCAGTTAGGGAATTATCAAATGGCAATTAAAGATTATGATCAAGCGATAATAATTAATCCTAATGTTGCTGCTATTTATAAAAGTCGCGCTGATGCTCGTTATCAAATTGGAGATCATCAAGGGGCAATTGAAGACTTTCATCAGGCAATTAAAATTAGTCCCCATGATGCTATTAATCGTCAAAACAAAGAAAGCTTTCCAGAAATTTGGGATCATAAAAATGATTTATTTAAAATGATTCCTGTTAAATCTGATGATGCAATAGGTTATAAAAATAGAGGTGATTATAGTTTAAAATTAGGAGATTATGCAAGAGCAATTACAGATTATCAACAGGCAATTAAAATCAATCCTGATTATGCAGATGCCTATTTTCATTGTGGAAATGCCAATTTTGATTTAGGAGAGTATGAAGCAGCAATAGATGATTTTAGTCAAGTAATTAAAATTAGTTATAATTACAGTGATGCCTATTATAATCGTGGTCATGCTCGGTTAATTATTGCAGATAAACAGGGAGCTTTTGAGGATTTCCAGAAAGCAGCAGATTTATATTGGCAAGATGGAAAACTGGAAGCATATCAAGATGCACAAGCAATTATTTCTGATTTGGAAATTGAACAATCTTTGGATATTTTGAATTTTTGA
- the wecB gene encoding UDP-N-acetylglucosamine 2-epimerase (non-hydrolyzing) yields the protein MTKKIGIILGTRPEAIKLAPVIQVFQSSPELEVQVILTGQHKEMVEQVMQLFNLQADHNLEIMQPKQSLNDITCRSLQGLETLFRKLNLDLVIVQGDTTTAFAAALAAFYQKIPVAHVEAGLRTDDLFNPYPEEANRRLISQITQLHFAPTSLAVENLQASGVLGEIHLTGNTVIDALLNVAATNPACDVPGLNWEKYRTILATVHRRENWGEPLQAIAQGFLQILDKFPDTALLLPLHRNPTVREPLQQLLGKHPRVFLTEPLDYAELVGAIGRSHLLLTDSGGLQEEAPSLGKPVLVLRDTTERPEAVTAGTAKLIGTQTETIVNSASELLSNPQAYTTMANAINPFGDGQAAKRILEIVNNYTRIQE from the coding sequence ATGACTAAAAAAATTGGCATTATTTTAGGTACTCGTCCAGAAGCGATTAAACTAGCTCCGGTAATTCAAGTTTTCCAAAGTTCTCCAGAATTAGAAGTGCAGGTAATTCTCACAGGACAACACAAGGAGATGGTAGAACAGGTAATGCAATTGTTTAATCTCCAGGCAGATCATAATTTAGAGATTATGCAGCCTAAACAATCCTTGAATGATATTACTTGCCGGAGTTTACAAGGTTTAGAAACTTTATTTAGAAAACTAAATTTAGATTTAGTCATAGTTCAGGGAGATACTACAACCGCTTTTGCGGCAGCTTTAGCAGCTTTCTATCAAAAAATACCCGTCGCTCACGTGGAAGCGGGGTTAAGAACCGATGATTTATTTAATCCTTATCCTGAAGAAGCCAATAGAAGATTAATTTCTCAAATTACACAATTACATTTTGCCCCTACTTCCCTAGCTGTGGAAAATTTACAAGCTTCTGGGGTGTTGGGAGAAATTCACCTCACAGGAAATACTGTAATTGATGCTTTGTTAAATGTAGCTGCAACTAACCCAGCTTGTGATGTACCAGGTTTAAATTGGGAAAAATATCGCACCATATTAGCTACAGTACATCGCCGGGAAAATTGGGGTGAACCCTTGCAAGCGATCGCCCAAGGATTTTTACAGATTTTAGATAAATTTCCTGACACAGCTTTATTATTGCCTCTACATAGAAACCCCACAGTTAGAGAACCTCTACAGCAATTATTGGGTAAACATCCAAGAGTATTTTTGACAGAACCATTAGATTATGCCGAGTTAGTAGGAGCAATTGGGCGATCGCATCTATTATTAACAGACTCCGGTGGGTTACAAGAAGAAGCCCCCAGTCTAGGTAAACCTGTGTTAGTTCTCAGAGACACCACAGAAAGACCAGAGGCCGTCACTGCTGGAACAGCTAAATTAATAGGAACTCAAACAGAAACTATTGTTAATTCTGCCAGTGAGTTACTTAGTAACCCACAAGCATACACCACCATGGCTAATGCTATTAACCCTTTTGGTGATGGTCAAGCAGCAAAACGGATCTTAGAAATTGTCAACAATTACACCAGAATTCAGGAGTAA
- a CDS encoding ABC transporter transmembrane domain-containing protein codes for MLSKYELEEEITTVLGEHLSEKSLQKCLSELEILQPTPATLLWEKTAAEAGIYIILEGKVRILDESDDLITTLSVGESYGEMSLFPEQDFKYYIAKASTDLKLCYLKGDLLSEIIREDPKIGNYIKSRAELWDLLLLCRQTSKFPRHSSQFSGMLKAVSLFERYQFNPGEKVPIIKDSKLWLLYRGQLLDSQGKSLEPGEIYTQIKQNNLQVKQPTIAYILKDTDLQTALNLCEDLGVFFPENQLDINKLLLSKNPPKTINRQKYISAKKKYPIAKIIPFPQKESQSTAKPKKSLPYFPSPKLKIGHWWGRFTKTYPFYAQQSSSDCGAACMVMIGKYWGKYFSVNRVRDMTNVGRSGASLSAIATAAENFGFATRPVKATLDKFAEQSLPAIAHWEGNHFIVVYEINKKQVIVGDPAVGQRKLTRKEFAVGWTGYALLIQPTSLIKNTENQDVGLWKFFELIKPHHKVLLEILIASVVMQLFGLVTPVFTQLLLDRVLVQRSLATLNAIGLGMIIFGLFNIAMNAVRSYLLVHTANRISISMVVGFIKHTFRLPLSYFESRYVGDITSRISENQKIQSFLTGQSLSIILDMLTLVIYLSLMFWYSWKMALFVLMTVPPFFILALASTGILRRISREIFNAGAEQRSYLIESLTGIRTVRSLAIEQTVRWRWEELLNNVVKKGFNAQIIGIRLSIISGGIHTFTSTALMWFGAWQVIQGELTVGQLVAFNLLVGKVLGPFQRFSQLWNQFQEILISVERLNDVLEAEPEEDLHLKPRKTLGTLGGHIRFENVTFRYHLESKTNVLENINFEIQPEQMVALVGRSGSGKTTLSKLILGLYPPTDGKVLIDGHDVTSLALRSLRSQVGVVDQDTFLFGGTIRENIAIAHPEANLDEIIQVAQLAGADEFIQQQPLGYETKIGEGGGMLSGGQRQRIAIARALLGNPRLLLFDEATSHLDTESERIIQNNLKTILKGRTSVIIAHRLSTVRNADIILVLDRGILVESGNHDELIAKQGHYYYLNQQQLAQVS; via the coding sequence ATGCTTTCAAAATATGAATTAGAGGAAGAAATTACTACTGTTTTAGGTGAACATCTTTCAGAAAAATCACTTCAGAAATGCCTGTCAGAACTAGAAATATTACAACCCACACCAGCAACTCTACTATGGGAAAAAACAGCAGCAGAAGCTGGTATTTACATTATTCTTGAAGGTAAAGTGAGAATCCTGGATGAATCTGATGATTTAATCACTACACTTTCAGTCGGAGAATCCTATGGTGAAATGAGTCTATTTCCTGAACAAGACTTTAAATATTACATTGCCAAAGCTTCTACAGATTTAAAACTATGCTATTTAAAAGGTGATTTGTTAAGTGAGATAATTAGAGAAGATCCAAAAATTGGTAACTATATCAAATCCCGTGCAGAACTTTGGGATCTGTTGCTGTTATGTCGCCAAACTTCAAAATTCCCACGTCATTCATCACAATTTTCAGGGATGCTCAAAGCTGTATCCTTATTTGAACGTTATCAGTTCAACCCAGGGGAAAAAGTGCCGATCATCAAGGATTCTAAGCTCTGGTTATTGTACCGTGGTCAATTACTAGATTCCCAGGGTAAAAGTTTAGAACCAGGGGAAATTTATACTCAAATAAAACAAAATAATTTACAGGTAAAACAACCAACAATTGCTTATATTCTCAAAGATACAGATTTGCAAACAGCCTTAAATTTATGTGAAGATTTGGGAGTATTTTTCCCAGAGAATCAATTAGATATAAATAAACTTTTATTATCTAAAAATCCGCCAAAAACCATTAATCGTCAAAAATATATCTCCGCTAAAAAAAAATACCCAATCGCTAAAATTATTCCCTTTCCCCAGAAAGAATCCCAATCAACAGCAAAGCCGAAAAAATCACTTCCTTACTTTCCCAGTCCGAAACTAAAAATCGGTCATTGGTGGGGACGGTTCACAAAAACTTATCCTTTCTATGCTCAACAGAGTTCCTCTGACTGTGGTGCTGCTTGTATGGTGATGATTGGTAAGTATTGGGGCAAATACTTTAGCGTTAATCGTGTACGGGATATGACCAATGTTGGTCGTAGTGGTGCTTCTTTAAGTGCGATCGCCACAGCAGCAGAAAACTTTGGTTTTGCCACCCGTCCAGTCAAAGCCACCTTAGATAAGTTTGCAGAGCAATCTCTACCGGCGATCGCACATTGGGAAGGCAATCACTTTATCGTCGTCTATGAGATTAACAAAAAACAAGTGATTGTCGGTGATCCAGCCGTAGGTCAAAGAAAACTGACCCGTAAAGAATTTGCAGTCGGTTGGACAGGCTATGCACTACTTATACAGCCTACATCCCTAATTAAAAATACCGAAAATCAGGATGTTGGTTTGTGGAAGTTTTTTGAACTCATCAAACCCCACCATAAGGTACTGCTGGAAATCTTAATTGCTTCAGTGGTCATGCAGTTATTTGGACTGGTGACACCTGTTTTCACTCAGTTGTTACTAGACCGAGTTTTGGTGCAGCGCAGTCTTGCCACCTTAAACGCCATTGGTTTAGGGATGATTATTTTTGGGTTGTTTAACATTGCCATGAACGCAGTGCGGTCATATCTACTCGTCCACACAGCCAATCGCATTAGCATCTCTATGGTGGTAGGTTTTATCAAGCATACCTTCCGTCTGCCTCTTTCCTATTTTGAGTCCCGTTATGTTGGTGATATCACCTCCCGCATCTCGGAAAACCAGAAAATTCAGAGCTTCTTAACTGGTCAAAGTTTGTCAATCATCCTGGATATGCTGACATTAGTGATCTATCTGAGCCTGATGTTTTGGTATAGCTGGAAAATGGCCTTATTTGTGCTAATGACAGTACCACCATTTTTCATTCTGGCATTGGCTAGTACAGGTATTTTGCGTCGCATCTCCAGAGAGATTTTTAATGCTGGGGCTGAACAAAGAAGCTATCTGATTGAATCCCTGACAGGAATTCGTACTGTCCGTTCATTGGCAATTGAACAAACTGTCCGTTGGCGTTGGGAAGAATTGCTGAATAATGTGGTCAAAAAAGGCTTTAATGCTCAGATCATTGGAATTCGCCTCTCAATCATTAGTGGTGGCATTCACACCTTTACCAGTACAGCATTAATGTGGTTTGGAGCCTGGCAAGTAATTCAAGGGGAACTCACCGTTGGCCAATTAGTGGCTTTTAATCTGTTGGTGGGTAAAGTCTTGGGTCCGTTCCAAAGGTTTTCACAACTGTGGAATCAATTCCAAGAAATCCTGATTTCTGTTGAACGCCTTAATGATGTCCTAGAAGCAGAACCTGAAGAAGATTTACACCTTAAACCTCGCAAAACCCTGGGTACGCTAGGCGGTCATATTCGCTTTGAGAATGTTACCTTCCGTTATCACTTAGAAAGTAAAACTAACGTCCTGGAAAATATTAACTTTGAAATTCAGCCAGAACAAATGGTGGCGTTAGTGGGACGTAGTGGTTCTGGGAAAACAACTCTGAGTAAATTAATTTTGGGTTTATACCCACCGACAGATGGCAAAGTATTAATTGATGGTCATGATGTGACAAGTTTGGCTTTGCGATCGCTCCGTTCTCAAGTAGGCGTTGTAGACCAAGACACATTTCTGTTTGGTGGTACTATCCGGGAAAACATAGCCATAGCCCATCCAGAAGCTAACCTAGACGAAATTATTCAAGTCGCACAATTAGCCGGAGCAGATGAATTTATCCAGCAACAGCCCTTGGGTTACGAAACCAAAATCGGTGAAGGTGGTGGTATGCTCTCTGGCGGTCAACGTCAACGTATAGCCATAGCTAGAGCTTTGCTTGGTAATCCCCGTTTATTGTTGTTTGATGAAGCCACCAGTCATCTAGACACAGAATCAGAACGGATTATTCAGAACAATCTCAAAACTATTCTCAAAGGGCGTACAAGTGTAATTATTGCTCACCGACTTTCCACTGTTCGGAATGCAGACATAATCCTGGTTTTGGATCGGGGCATTTTGGTAGAAAGCGGTAATCATGACGAATTAATTGCTAAACAAGGACATTACTACTATCTAAATCAACAACAATTAGCTCAGGTAAGTTGA